A genome region from Paenibacillus sp. J23TS9 includes the following:
- a CDS encoding NAD(P)-dependent oxidoreductase, giving the protein MNSIEELETRLAEPSDELLTDLGQVDGDIMLLGVGGKMGPSMARLAMNAIAKAGINKKVIGVSRFSSGTLKQELKEMGVETISADLLDDEQLQALPDVKNVIFMAGNKFGTTGNEHFTWAMNAYLPGRVAEKFRNSRMVVFSTGNVYPLTPVGAGGATEEFTPNANGEYGQSCLGRERVFEHFSHKYQIPMFIYRLNYAIDLRYGVLLELAKSVKEGRPVDISMGHANVIWQGDANEIALRALRICNSPAVTMNVTGPETLSLRWVAGEFGRRLGVEPVLVGQEAPTALLSNASKAMQTFGYPKVSVLQMIDWISDWVLQDGATWNKPTHFQEREGKY; this is encoded by the coding sequence ATCAACTCTATCGAAGAATTGGAAACCAGGCTCGCTGAACCATCAGATGAGCTGCTGACCGACTTGGGTCAGGTGGACGGAGATATCATGCTGCTGGGTGTCGGCGGAAAAATGGGTCCGAGTATGGCCCGGTTGGCAATGAACGCTATCGCCAAAGCCGGTATTAACAAGAAGGTCATCGGAGTATCCCGCTTTTCCAGCGGCACACTGAAGCAGGAGCTGAAGGAGATGGGGGTCGAGACAATCTCGGCCGATCTGCTGGATGATGAGCAGCTGCAGGCACTGCCTGATGTGAAAAACGTCATTTTTATGGCGGGCAATAAATTCGGTACGACTGGCAACGAGCACTTCACCTGGGCGATGAATGCCTATTTGCCAGGCCGTGTAGCAGAGAAGTTCAGAAATTCCCGAATGGTTGTCTTTTCAACAGGTAATGTATACCCTCTTACTCCGGTAGGAGCAGGGGGAGCAACGGAAGAATTCACTCCAAATGCCAATGGAGAATACGGCCAGTCCTGTCTTGGGCGTGAGCGTGTGTTTGAGCACTTCTCACATAAATATCAGATCCCGATGTTTATTTACCGTCTAAACTATGCCATCGATCTCCGCTACGGTGTCCTCCTGGAGCTCGCCAAATCGGTCAAGGAAGGCAGACCGGTCGATATTTCCATGGGGCATGCCAATGTGATCTGGCAGGGGGACGCCAATGAAATTGCCCTTAGAGCTCTGCGTATCTGCAATTCGCCGGCAGTAACGATGAATGTCACCGGACCGGAGACGCTTTCGCTGCGCTGGGTTGCCGGGGAATTCGGCCGCAGATTAGGCGTTGAGCCAGTGCTCGTTGGCCAGGAGGCACCGACTGCGCTGCTAAGTAACGCATCCAAGGCGATGCAGACATTTGGGTATCCGAAGGTTTCGGTTTTACAAATGATCGACTGGATATCGGATTGGGTACTCCAAGATGGAGCGACCTGGAATAAGCCGACACATTTTCAGGAACGGGAGGGGAAATATTGA
- a CDS encoding dihydrodipicolinate synthase family protein: protein MDSSYKLMTPELQKALHDGLAIPAHPLALNADRQLDERRQRALTRYYIASGAGGIAVAVHSTQFEIRDKGIDLLEPVLRMAAEEVDRADLKHPFMKIAGICGPTEQAVAEAKLAAGLGYDAGLLRMGGLGSWTEDQLLERVRRVAGIIPVFGFYLQPSVGGRTLSFEFWRAFAGIEGVIAIKMAPFNRYQSLDVIRAVMESERRDEIALYTGNDDNIVVDLLTKFRFKVDGQTLEKRIVGGLLGHWAVWTHQAVELLNEIKKVRDEEHIPAEWLTYAAEITDSNAAFFDPAHQFHGCIPGIHEVLRRQGLLEGRWCLNLQEELSPGQMEEIDRVYESYPHLNDDDFVKTNIHHWLG from the coding sequence ATGGACAGCTCATATAAGCTTATGACTCCTGAGCTCCAGAAAGCTCTGCATGACGGGCTGGCAATTCCTGCGCATCCGCTTGCGCTAAATGCGGACCGTCAGCTAGATGAACGCCGCCAGCGTGCGCTAACAAGGTATTATATTGCATCTGGAGCAGGCGGCATCGCTGTAGCTGTTCACTCGACACAGTTCGAAATCCGTGACAAGGGCATTGATTTGCTGGAGCCGGTTTTGCGTATGGCGGCCGAAGAGGTGGACCGCGCTGATCTGAAACATCCTTTCATGAAGATCGCCGGAATTTGTGGACCGACTGAGCAGGCAGTTGCAGAAGCCAAGCTTGCCGCGGGGCTTGGTTACGATGCCGGACTCCTCAGAATGGGTGGGCTCGGCAGCTGGACAGAGGATCAGCTGCTGGAACGGGTCCGCCGTGTGGCTGGAATTATTCCGGTATTTGGTTTTTATTTGCAGCCTTCAGTCGGAGGAAGAACGCTCAGCTTTGAGTTCTGGCGTGCATTTGCCGGAATCGAGGGTGTCATTGCCATCAAGATGGCCCCCTTTAACCGATACCAATCTTTGGATGTCATTCGGGCTGTTATGGAATCGGAACGCCGTGATGAGATCGCCTTATATACGGGCAATGATGATAATATTGTGGTTGATTTGCTGACGAAGTTTCGTTTTAAAGTTGACGGTCAGACGCTAGAGAAGCGTATCGTGGGTGGGCTCCTGGGACACTGGGCAGTCTGGACTCATCAAGCTGTCGAGCTGCTGAATGAGATTAAGAAGGTGAGGGATGAGGAGCATATCCCCGCAGAGTGGTTGACATATGCGGCCGAGATTACGGACAGCAATGCTGCCTTTTTCGATCCTGCTCATCAGTTCCATGGCTGCATTCCAGGTATTCATGAAGTACTGCGGCGTCAAGGGCTGCTCGAAGGGCGCTGGTGCCTGAACCTGCAGGAGGAGCTGTCTCCGGGACAAATGGAAGAGATTGACCGTGTGTATGAGAGCTATCCGCATCTGAATGATGATGACTTTGTAAAGACGAATATACACCATTGGCTCGGATAA